One genomic segment of Amycolatopsis sp. Hca4 includes these proteins:
- a CDS encoding ABC transporter substrate-binding protein yields the protein MKLRLAAGVLAAVTLLTACGANDTPAGQGGTVKPGGNLVLLNDAPSITWDPAKSSNLVVTTLGLIHRRLTSWNVAPGKDTTIVPDLATDTGRPSDGGKTWTFTLKDGLKYADGTPIKSEDVKWGLERSFAPAFSGGLAYHKDLLSPGLAYKGPFEGKDLETIQTPDAKTIVFHLARPYGDFNWVASTPAFSPVPKGKGAEANYGDHPVASGPYQLASYERGKSAKLTRNPNWNRDEDKTRLANPDTIDFELGQDTGVISKRLVDDTGKDRAAFGMSFASPAQLAQIQGNASAKARLVTSESGALAYLSLNTQRGNLKNPKVRQAFQYAVDKAAYQVASAGSAQLAGDVATTLITPGLQGREQYDLYPAPPSGDVAKAKQLLAEAGFPNGLDGLVLATHNERGFPEKAASIQASLARAGIKVSIKPLDEDTYTSEVDTKGLSDFDLTLTSWQPDIPSANANIQPLFQSTEIGNGGYNESRYDNPDVDKLIAEAQATVDPAEAGRKWAALDKKILADSPVVPLIYTRNSFLHGSQVGGVEIGRFPAYVDYRKFGIVQ from the coding sequence ATGAAACTCAGGCTCGCGGCCGGGGTGCTGGCCGCCGTCACACTGCTGACGGCGTGCGGCGCCAACGACACGCCGGCGGGGCAGGGCGGCACCGTCAAGCCGGGCGGGAACCTCGTCCTGCTCAACGACGCGCCCTCGATCACGTGGGACCCGGCGAAGAGCTCGAACCTGGTGGTCACCACGCTCGGGCTGATCCACCGGCGGCTGACGTCGTGGAATGTCGCGCCGGGCAAGGACACCACGATCGTGCCCGATCTGGCCACCGACACCGGGCGGCCGAGCGACGGCGGCAAGACGTGGACGTTCACCCTCAAGGACGGCCTGAAGTACGCCGACGGCACGCCGATCAAGAGCGAAGACGTCAAGTGGGGCCTCGAGCGCTCGTTCGCCCCGGCGTTCTCCGGCGGCCTGGCCTACCACAAGGACCTGCTCTCGCCGGGCCTGGCGTACAAGGGCCCGTTCGAGGGCAAGGACCTCGAGACGATCCAGACCCCGGACGCGAAGACCATCGTCTTCCACCTCGCCCGCCCGTACGGCGACTTCAACTGGGTCGCCAGCACCCCGGCGTTCTCGCCGGTGCCGAAGGGCAAGGGCGCCGAGGCGAACTACGGTGACCACCCGGTCGCGTCCGGCCCGTACCAGCTGGCGAGCTACGAGCGGGGCAAGTCGGCGAAGCTGACGCGCAACCCGAACTGGAACCGCGACGAGGACAAGACGCGGCTGGCCAACCCGGACACCATCGACTTCGAGCTCGGCCAGGACACCGGGGTCATCTCCAAGCGGCTGGTCGACGACACGGGCAAGGACCGCGCCGCCTTCGGCATGTCGTTCGCCTCGCCCGCGCAGCTGGCCCAGATCCAGGGCAACGCCTCGGCGAAGGCGCGGCTGGTGACGTCGGAGTCCGGTGCGCTGGCCTACCTGTCGCTGAACACCCAGCGCGGCAACCTGAAGAACCCGAAGGTGCGCCAGGCGTTCCAGTACGCCGTCGACAAGGCCGCCTACCAGGTGGCCAGCGCCGGCAGCGCCCAGCTGGCCGGGGACGTCGCGACCACGCTCATCACCCCGGGGCTGCAGGGCCGCGAGCAGTACGACCTGTACCCGGCGCCGCCGTCCGGTGACGTCGCCAAGGCCAAGCAGCTGCTGGCCGAGGCGGGGTTCCCGAACGGGCTGGACGGCCTGGTGCTGGCCACCCACAACGAACGGGGCTTCCCGGAGAAGGCCGCGTCGATCCAGGCGTCCCTGGCGCGCGCGGGCATCAAGGTCTCCATCAAGCCGCTCGACGAGGACACCTACACGTCCGAAGTGGACACCAAGGGCCTGTCGGACTTCGACCTGACGCTGACCTCGTGGCAGCCGGACATCCCGTCGGCCAACGCGAACATCCAGCCGCTGTTCCAGTCCACCGAGATCGGCAACGGCGGGTACAACGAGTCGCGGTACGACAACCCCGACGTCGACAAGCTGATCGCCGAGGCGCAGGCCACGGTGGACCCGGCCGAGGCCGGCAGGAAGTGGGCGGCGCTGGACAAGAAGATCCTCGCCGACTCGCCCGTCGTGCCGCTGATCTACACCCGCAACTCGTTCCTGCACGGTTCACAGGTCGGCGGGGTCGAGATCGGCCGGTTCCCGGCCTACGTCGACTACCGCAAGTTCGGGATCGTGCAGTGA
- a CDS encoding UbiA prenyltransferase family protein, which yields MTAQRAPEDLVVGLLTDDGLPGQLAGRIADGLPARLARDLGEDGTTYRVEHETQPLPLNEEGDIPMLALAQERRAEHGWDLLVLVTDLPRRAGTVPIASDYNADHGVAMVSLPALGALRLRGRVSRLIVHLVRHLIARRSAHEADPPRGLVDRLRELVAPTRHIHGRGPADEHLALVGLRGRLRLLAGMIRDNRPWRLVPNLAGATAAAAATAAYGIITTSFWKLAEALPALRLAGITVLAIVVMAGWLMVHNHLWDKPSGHLDRRKALLYNASTALTLSIGVACMYAILFGLALVASIVLVEGTYFGQVLGHPAGPASYLKLVWLATSVGIVAGAVGSSVEDEERVRRATYSRREQERQQRNRDRAEETENAGD from the coding sequence ATGACCGCCCAACGTGCGCCGGAGGACCTCGTAGTGGGGCTGCTGACCGATGACGGGTTGCCCGGGCAGCTCGCCGGGAGAATCGCCGACGGCCTGCCCGCCCGGCTGGCCCGTGACCTCGGCGAGGACGGGACGACCTACCGTGTCGAGCACGAGACGCAGCCGCTCCCGCTGAACGAGGAGGGCGACATCCCCATGCTGGCCCTCGCGCAGGAGCGTCGGGCCGAACACGGGTGGGATCTGCTGGTGCTGGTCACCGACCTCCCGCGGCGGGCCGGTACGGTCCCGATCGCCTCGGACTACAACGCCGACCACGGCGTGGCCATGGTGTCGCTGCCCGCGCTCGGGGCGCTGCGGCTGCGGGGCCGGGTGTCCCGGCTGATCGTCCACCTGGTCCGGCACCTCATCGCGCGGCGGTCGGCGCACGAGGCCGATCCGCCGCGGGGGCTCGTCGACCGGCTGCGGGAGCTGGTGGCACCGACGCGGCACATCCACGGCCGCGGCCCGGCCGACGAGCACCTGGCCCTGGTGGGCCTGCGCGGCCGGCTGCGGCTGCTGGCCGGGATGATCCGCGACAACCGCCCGTGGCGGCTGGTGCCCAACCTCGCCGGCGCGACCGCGGCCGCGGCGGCCACCGCCGCGTACGGCATCATCACCACCTCGTTCTGGAAGCTTGCCGAAGCGCTGCCCGCCCTGCGGCTGGCCGGGATCACGGTGCTGGCGATCGTGGTCATGGCGGGCTGGCTGATGGTGCACAACCACCTGTGGGACAAACCGTCCGGACACCTCGACCGGCGGAAAGCCTTGCTGTACAACGCCTCCACCGCGTTGACGCTGTCGATCGGCGTCGCCTGCATGTACGCGATCCTGTTCGGGCTGGCGCTGGTGGCGTCGATCGTCCTGGTCGAAGGCACGTACTTCGGGCAGGTCCTCGGCCACCCGGCCGGCCCGGCTTCGTACCTGAAGCTCGTGTGGCTCGCGACGTCCGTGGGCATCGTGGCCGGGGCGGTGGGTTCGAGCGTCGAGGACGAGGAACGCGTCCGCCGGGCGACCTACAGCCGTCGCGAGCAGGAGCGGCAGCAGCGCAACCGCGACCGCGCCGAGGAAACGGAGAACGCCGGCGACTGA
- a CDS encoding ABC transporter ATP-binding protein: MSGAGLLRLHDVVVSFGDVEAVRGVGYEVAAGEVVAVVGESGSGKTVTAMSLLGLLPPTARVTGRAELAGRDLYAMTPSELRAVRGGEVGMVFQEPMSALNPVFTIGDQLVEAIRTHQPLAAPAARERAIELLTLVGLPDPRERFRSYPHELSGGQLQRVVIAMAVANEPKLLIADEPTTALDVTVQAEILELLRDLRSRLGTAILLITHDMGVVADLADRVVVMHDGVVVEQGPVETIFTAPAEDYTRELLGSVVSLGSVVTTRPAPSLPDVPAVAPLLRVENLSVTYRGRFRTLSVHAATAVNLHVEPGEVLGLVGESGSGKSTVARAVTGLLAPSAGSVRIGDADITRVRGRAAKELRRRIGVVFQDPLSSLNPRTTVGESVATPLRLHRAVRPSEMDGRVAELLSAVQLSPSLRSRYPHELSGGQRQRACIARALALNPDLLVADEPTSALDVTIQARILDLLRDLRQEFGFACLFISHDLAVIEQLADRVAVMHRGQVVEQGPAKEVLTAPAHPYTRRLLSAAPVADPEAQRRRRAAWRELR; this comes from the coding sequence GTGAGCGGAGCCGGGCTCCTGCGGCTGCACGACGTCGTGGTCTCGTTCGGGGACGTCGAAGCCGTCCGCGGGGTCGGCTACGAGGTCGCCGCGGGCGAAGTCGTCGCGGTGGTCGGGGAGTCCGGCTCCGGCAAGACGGTCACCGCGATGTCCCTGCTCGGCCTGCTGCCGCCCACGGCCCGCGTCACGGGCCGCGCGGAGCTGGCCGGGCGGGACCTCTACGCGATGACGCCGTCCGAGCTGCGGGCGGTCCGCGGCGGCGAGGTCGGCATGGTGTTCCAGGAGCCGATGAGCGCGCTGAACCCGGTGTTCACCATCGGCGACCAGCTCGTCGAGGCCATCCGGACGCACCAGCCGCTCGCGGCCCCGGCCGCCCGGGAACGGGCGATCGAGCTGCTCACCCTGGTCGGGCTGCCGGACCCGCGCGAGCGGTTCCGGTCCTACCCGCACGAGCTCTCCGGCGGGCAGCTGCAGCGCGTCGTCATCGCGATGGCGGTGGCGAACGAGCCGAAGCTGCTGATCGCCGACGAGCCGACGACCGCGCTGGACGTCACCGTGCAGGCGGAGATCCTCGAGCTGCTGCGGGACCTGCGCTCGCGGCTGGGCACGGCGATCCTGCTGATCACGCACGACATGGGCGTGGTCGCCGACCTCGCCGACCGGGTGGTGGTGATGCACGACGGCGTCGTGGTCGAGCAGGGGCCGGTCGAGACGATCTTCACGGCGCCGGCCGAGGACTACACGCGGGAGCTGCTCGGTTCGGTCGTCTCGCTCGGCAGCGTGGTCACCACGCGCCCGGCGCCGTCGCTGCCGGACGTCCCCGCCGTGGCGCCGCTGCTGCGCGTGGAGAACCTGTCGGTGACCTACCGCGGCCGGTTCCGCACGCTGTCCGTGCACGCCGCCACGGCGGTGAACCTGCACGTGGAGCCGGGGGAGGTGCTCGGCCTCGTCGGGGAGTCGGGTTCGGGCAAGAGCACGGTGGCCAGGGCGGTCACGGGTCTCCTGGCGCCGTCCGCCGGCTCGGTCCGCATCGGGGACGCGGACATCACCCGCGTCCGCGGCCGGGCGGCGAAGGAGCTGCGCCGCCGGATCGGCGTGGTGTTCCAGGACCCGCTCTCGTCGCTGAACCCCCGCACGACGGTGGGGGAGAGCGTCGCGACGCCGCTGCGCCTGCACCGGGCGGTCCGACCGTCCGAAATGGACGGACGGGTGGCGGAGCTGCTGTCGGCGGTGCAGCTGTCGCCGTCGCTGAGGTCCCGCTACCCGCACGAGCTGTCGGGCGGCCAGCGCCAGCGGGCGTGCATCGCCCGGGCCCTGGCGCTCAACCCGGACCTGCTGGTGGCCGACGAGCCGACGAGCGCGCTGGACGTGACGATCCAGGCCCGCATCCTCGACCTGCTGCGCGACCTGCGGCAGGAGTTCGGCTTCGCGTGCCTGTTCATCAGCCACGACCTGGCGGTGATCGAGCAGCTGGCCGACCGGGTGGCGGTGATGCACCGGGGGCAGGTGGTCGAGCAAGGACCGGCCAAGGAGGTGCTGACGGCACCGGCGCACCCGTACACCCGGCGGTTGCTGTCGGCGGCACCGGTGGCCGACCCGGAGGCCCAGCGCCGCCGGCGGGCCGCTTGGCGGGAGCTGCGGTAG